Part of the Sphingomonas sp. Leaf357 genome, CGAAGATCGGAAGGCATCGATACGGTATCGAGAAGCGGCGTGGTGCTGACGTCGGACATCGAACCGGTCTAGCCCAGCCCCAAACGCCTGTCGATTGCCCTGCATCAACCTGCATCGAAACGCTCACATCTTGACGCGTCCTTCGCCGCTGGTGGACACAACAGGCATGGGCGCCTTCACCGACCGCATCGCCACCGAAGCCGACATTCCGGCGATCGCCGCGCTGATGGACCGCGCGATCGATTCGCTGCAGACCGCCTTCCTCACCCCGGAGCAGATCATGGCGAGCCGGGTCAGCATGGGCCTCGACACGCAGTTGATCGCGGACGGCACCTATTTCCTGATCGAGGAAGAAGGCGCGCTCGCCGGATGCGGCGGGTGGAGCCGCCGTGCGACACTGTATGGCGGCAATCACAGCGCCGCTCAGCGCGACGATCGCCTGCTCGATCCCGCGACCGAGCCGGCGCGGATCCGCGCGATGTACACCGATCCGGCCTTCACCAGGCGCGGCGTCGGCCGCCTGATCCTCGGCCTCGCCGAGAGCGACGCCCGCAACGCCGGTTTCCGGCGCGCGGCGATGATGGCGACCCTGGCGGGCGAACCGCTGTATCTCGCCTGCGGCTACGCACCGATCGAACGGGTGACGAGAATGTCGGCGGATGGCCCTGCCGTTCCCGGTGTGCGCATGGGCAAGACGCTTGCATAGGTTCGCGCCGAACCCGCGCTAGGTATCGTATGTTATTAACCGATATTGTTGTCGGGTTTGCCGATTGGGCAGACACACGGTCCATGCCGCGATATTTCTTCAACATCCATAACGACACACTTACCCAGGATTACGAGGGTCGAGAATTCGCCTCGCTCGATGCGGCACGCGAATATGCCATCTCGGAAACCCGGATCCTCGCCGCCGAGTCGGTGCGAGAGTTGGGACACCTGATCCTGGATCATCGCATCGATATCCTGACCACCGGCCACGAGCGGGTCGCCACGATCAGATTCGGCGACGTCATCAAGATCAAGCCTCACGAGATCGGCCGAAAATCCTGATCTCCCGCACCATCCTATGTATGCCGCACCGCATTGATGCACCCCAAGGACGACCCGGCGATCGAAGCGTAACAGACCTCTAATGGCTGACAGCGAGACCAACCGGGTGCATCTGCAGAGGCTGATCGATCGTATCGGCGAGGCGCTGACCGCCGCCGATGCGGGCGACCAGCCATTGATCGCGGCGATGCTGTCGGACTGCCTCGAAAACGCGCAGCAGACGCTGGCGTCGCTGGGCCCCTCACCGATCCGGCCCTGATCCCGACGGAGACGTCAGTTCGGCGCGTCGCATTCCGCGCAGGTGCCGCGCACCTCGATCACCGGACGGATCGGCGAGAAGCCGGTCGCCTCCGCCGCCGATCGCACGCCCCTGGTGATGACGTCGTCGTCCAGATGCACCGTATTGCCGCACGAATCGCACACCAGGAAGATGCAGTCGTGCAGGCAATCCGGATGCGCGTTGGCGACATAGGCGTTGGCGCTTTCCACCTTGCGGGCGAGATTCGAGGCCACGAACAGGTCGAGAATGCGGTATACGCTGTTGGCGGCGACGCGGCGCCCCTCCGACTTAGACACCGCCTCGGCGATGTCATACGCGGAAGCCGGCTTGTCGAACCCGGCCAGCGCCTTGAAGATCTGAGCGCGCATCGCAGTCCATTGCTCGCCGGATTTCTCCAGCGTCGCTTGTGCTGCGGTGGCCAGATCGGGCCCCTGCGGTTCGTGGTGATGATGATGCGCGGCCATGACGGGAACGTAAGCCTTCGGGAGCGCCGCGGCAAGTTGCCCACGGCGCGGTTCGTCGTTCAGTTCACCGCGCGACGGTTCAGATCGTGGCCCAAGGCGAGCAAACCGACACCCACAAGCGTCCAGATCGTCTCATTGCCCGAACTGTCGTGCGGCAGGCTCATCGCGCCGGCCATGATGCCGAGGCCCAGCGCGCCGACCGCCGCCGGCATCATATAACCGTGCTGCACGATGCCGCGCCCGAGCGCCAGAATGCCGAACCCGATCGCGATCGTCAGCCCGACTTCATGAAATAAGGGATTGAGCAGCAACCCGCCCGCCGTCGACAACAGCGCCAGCAGGACCGCGCTGGTCAGGCAATGCACCATGCACAGCCCGGAGAGCCCGATCGCCAGGCGATCGGCATGCGACTCGATCCACTCGAGATAGCGGGGATGGGCATGGGACGACATCGTGCGGCGAATATGGCACGCGACCTGCGAAGTTACAATATATCATTTGAAAACGGATTTTCGTTAGGCGCGCGATATCGAGCAGGCTCATCCCCATCTCCGCCCGGCGATGTCGGCAACCGAAGTTCACACAAAGTCACGCGAAACCGCCCACCGCGACGAACTCGACGTCGGAGATTTCGAAACTGGCGAGCGCTGCGGTCATACGCCCGATACGACCAGCGGATCTCCAACATTTCCAGCGAATAGCGCCTATCGACGATCATGGACGGGCTGGCGGCGCTCAAGTAAGCGGCATCATGCTTCAGGCTTCCACCGACTCCCCCGCCCGCCCGCGCGCACTCTCCAACTGGCTGTTCGTCGTCGCGGCGCTGATCGTGCTGATCGTGGTCGTCGGCGGGATCACCCGCCTGACTGAATCCGGCCTGTCGATCACCGACTGGAAACCGATCACCGGGATCGTACCACCGCTTACCGATGCGCAGTGGCAGGCCGAGTTCGCCAATTACCGCAAGATCCCACAATATACCGAGTTGAATGCCGGAATGGGGCTGGCCGGATTCAAGGCGATCTTCTTCTGGGAATATCTGCACCGCTTCCTCGGGCGATTCATCGGCATGGCCTTCCTGTTGCCGCTGATCTGGTTCGCGGTGCGGCGGCGGATCCCGCGCGGTTATGCGCCGCGACTGGTCGCATTGTTCTCGCTGATCCTGCTGCAAGGAACGCTCGGCTGGCTGATGGTCCGTTCGGGACTGACCGATCGCACCGCGGTCGCGCCCGGCTGGCTCGCGACGCACCTGTTGACCGCCCTGTTCACGCTGGCGGGCATGGTGTGGACCGCGCTCGACCTGCGCGCGCTGGCGCGAGGAGAGACGCGGACGGCGCGGCTGACCGCGCTGACGATTCTGATCGGCATCGTGCTGTTCGTACAGATCCTCTACGGCGCGCTGATGGCCGGGCTGCGCGCCGGACTCGTGGCGCACGACTGGCCGCTGATGAACGGCGCGCTCTTCCCCGGCGCGAGCAACAGCGGTGAATCGATCGGGACGCTGCTGTTCGGCGATCCGGCGATCGTCCATTTCATCCATCGCTGGTGGGCCTGGATCGCCTTCGCTGCCCTTATCGTGCTGGCGCGCGCGGTGAAGCGTGCCGGGCAACGCCCCGCCGCGATCGCCATCCACGCCGCGCTCGGGCTGCAGATCCTGCTCGGCATCGCCACCGTGATGAGCGACGTTAACATCACGCTCGCCGCACTCCACCAGCTGGTCGGCGCGCTGTTGCTGATCGCCGCCGTGTGGGGCGCGCATGCGATCGGGCAGTCGCGCCGCGCCTGATACCAGCGCCGATCGACCTGCGGTATTCCGGCAGCTTTAAAGCGTGATAACCTCTTGCGGGATTTCAACCGTCCGTTCTTTTCGAGCGCGGTTACACAAAAAAAGCCGTCACCCCGGACTGGTTCCGGGGTCCACCAAGCGGCTTTCGACATGATTGTTGCAGACCGCCACGCTGGCGGCACGGTGGACCCCGGAACAAGTCCGGGGTGACGAGGGTCGGAAGCTTAAACGTATCGGAAGAATGACCGCCAGTCCGTCGCAAGGTTATGGTATCATGATACCCGTCAGGAAACCCGCGCAAAGCTTGACTTCGCGCACCCTTCCGATCATTAGGCCCACATTCGCGCTGTCGGGAAACCGGCGGCGCGTTCTGTTTAACCTGGAAGGTCTGCCATGAAGGCGCTGATGAAGACCACCAAGTCGGTCAAGCCGTACGAGGTGGAGAAGAAATGGCATATTATCGATGCCGACGGTCTGGTCGTCGGCCGCATGGCGTCGATCGTCGCCAACGTCCTGCGCGGCAAGCACAAGCCGAGCTTCACCCCGCACGTCGATTGCGGTGACAATGTCATCATCATCAACGCCGACAAGGTGAAGTTCACGGGCAACAAGCTCAAGGACAAGATCTATTACCGCCACACCGGCTATGCCGGCGGCATCAAGGGCGTTCCGGCCGGCAAGATCCTCGAGGGTCGCTTCCCGGAGCGGATCATCGAAAAGGCGATCGAGCGCATGATCCCGCGCGGTCCGCTCGGCCGTGAGCAGATGCGCAACCTGCGCGTCTTCGCCGGCAGCGAACATCCGCACGCCGCTCAGGACCCGCAGGTCCTCGACATCGGCAGCATGAACCGCAAGAACAAGGTGGGCGCATAATGTCCGACAACCGCCAGTCGCTTTCCGATCTCGCCGGCCTGACCGGCCAGGCTCCGGCCACCTCGAACAACGGCCAGGGCAGCACGCCCGTCCTCGCCGGTGACGAATACGCACCCGCCGCTCCGGTGGTCGAGCGCGAGCCGATGCCGCTGCGCGAGCAGATCCTCGACAAGCAGGGTCGCGCTTATGCCACCGGTCGACGCAAGGACGCGGTTGCCCGCGTGTGGATCAAGCCCGGCACCGGCAAGATCACGATCAACGGTCGCGACCAGGAGGTGTATTTCGCACGTCCGACGCTGCGCCTGGTGATCAACCAGGTGTTCGGCGTGACCGAGCGCGAAGGCGCGTACGACGTCAACTGCACCGTCAAGGGCGGTGGCCTTTCGGGCCAGGCCGGCGCGGTCAAGCATGGCATCAGCCAGGCGATCACCAAGTACGAGCCGATCCTGCGCGCACCGGTGAAGGCGGCAGGCTTCCTGACCCGCGACAGCCGCACCGTCGAGCGCAAGAAGTACGGCAAGGCCAAGGCCCGCAAGAGCTTCCAGTTCTCGAAGCGCTAAGCTTCCTTGGGTTTACCCAATCGCGAAGGGGCGGTCCGGCAACGGGCCGCCCTTTTTCGGTCTGGGCATCGCCGGCCGTGCGTCACTCGCCGCGATCCCGTCGCCAGGTCTGCGATTGGCAGAACATCAGCACGCATCCGCGCACGTCCAGCGTGCGGCCATCCGCCGTCGCGATGAACGAGCGATAGGTCCGCCCGCTGCGCGGATCATAGACCTGTCCGCGCCACCGCGCGCCATCCGCCACGAAGCCGGCAAGGATGACCACGCTATCCGCACGGCGATGGCGCAGGCGCGGGTCGGGATTGTTGACGTCGGTTTCCGCCGCACCGGGATCGCGGCGGAGGATCCGGGCGATGCGGCCGCACAGGCCGCCGCCGCACGGGCCGATCGCGATGATCGCCGCGCCATCCTGCGTGATCCAGCGGCCGACCGGCGACGGCGCGCCCGGCATCGCCGTTGCCGATCAGGCGAGCGTCATCGCCAGCGCCGCCGCCGCGCCGCTGCGCATCAGCCGATTACGTATCGCGATCACGACGCCGTACCGCAGGCCAGCGTCGCGCCGCGCAATTCATAGCCCGCGATCAACGCGTTCCATCCGATATCGGGTGCCCGCTCAAGTCGCAGGTTCGGCACGCGCAGCAGCCGATCGAGGAAGATCGCGCTTTCCTGCAACGCGACCTGAGCGCCCGGGCAACGATGCTCGCCATCGCCGAACGCCATGCCCGCGCCGCCGACCTTGCCGGCGATCGCACGGTCGGGATCGATCGCATGCGGACAGCGGCCGACGACGGCCTCGTCCGCATTGCTCGCGCGGATATCGATCCCGATCACCTCGCCCTTGCCGCGGGCGGCTTCATCGGCACCGAGGCGCCGATAGAGCATGCCGACGACCGGTTCGAGCCGCAGGATCTCCTCGAGCAATGCGATCCTGCCCGGCTCATCCGTGCTCAGGAAACGCTGCCGCAGATCGTCGCGATCGAGCAGATGCCAGCCGGCCATGGTGATGAATTCGCGCGTGGTGATCATGCCCGCCGCGCCGTACGTCAGGCACTCGGTCAGGATCTGGCGGTCGTTATACCCTTCAGCGAGCAGGTGGGAGACGACGTCCTCGCGCGGCGCGCGGCGGCGGGCGCGGATCGCCGGCTTCACGTCGCGGTAGAAGACGTTCATCGCGCGCGCCTGACCACGCAGATAGCCCATCAGCCGGGCCGGCCAGCTCGTCTGGTCCTGCATGCCGCCGGCCAGCCGTTCCAGACGCGTCGCCATGCCGGCGGGATCGCTGTCGGTCAGCCCGACGATCTCGGCGGCGACCGTCACCGCCAGCTCCAGCGACAGCGTGTCGAGATCGGCGCGGCCGTCGCGGACCAGCCGGTCGACCAGCAGATCGGTGGTCTGTTCCATCAGCGCGCGATACTCCGCCGTGACGATCCGTGGCGCGAAGAAGCGCGCGGTCGCGCTTCGTTGGCGGCGATGCGCGGCACCGCTGAGATACAGGACCGGTGCCCGCATCGTACCGAAGCGCGTGACGAGATCCGCGAGGAACCCCGCCTGCCGCGCCGTCGGATCGCGCAAGATCCGGCGTGCCTCGGCGAAATCCGCGCCGATCATGCGGGCCGCCACCATGCCGCCTCGCCTCGCGATGCCGGCGGACTTGCGCGCATCGGTGTCGGCAAGATGCGGGCAGGATTGGACCGATCGCCGTGGTTGGGCCATGATAGCCTCCAGTTATGATATACAGTGGATCATAAATGCGTATCGCGGCGAAAAGTTCAAGGGAAGATGCGCGAATCGGCAGAACGCGAGAGGCGCTGCAGACGGCGTTGATCGAGCTGATCGGGGCGGAGCCGTTCGAAACGCTGACCGTGACGGCGATCACGCAGCGCGCGAATATCGGCTATGCGACGTTCTTCCGGCACTATCCGGACCCGCAGGCGCTGCTGGCGGAGATTGCGGGCGGGTTGATCGACGAACTGATCGTGGCGATCGCGCCGCTGGCACTGGCGCAGGACAGTCGCGGCATGGCGCAGGTGCTGACGGCGTTCGTCGAGGACCGCCGCCGCCTGTGTCACGCGCTGCTGATCGGCGCGGGCGATGCGATGCGGCGCGAGATCACCGCGCGGGCGCTGGCGGCGGCGCGGATGACCGACGCGGCCACGCCCGCCGGGCTGCCGCGCGACCTAGCGCTGATCCACGGCGTCGGCGCGACCCTGACGATCCTGGCGTGGTGGCTCGGCCATGAGGAGGCCGAGATCGACATGGTCGCGATCCTGGAGCGTCTGGTGTTCGAACCGCTCAGCCGGACGATGCGCTGAACGGCGTCACTTGCCGTCCAGCCCGGCCACCGTGGCCGTCGTCGGCGCTTCGCCCTTCATCGCCGCCGCGACGCGCTCCGCGCCTTCCATCACGCGCAGTACGTTGCCGCGCGCCAGCTTCGCCAGATCGACGTCGCTCCAGCCGCGCCGGGCCAGTTCGGCGAAAAGAGCGGGATAGGTCTCGACCCCGCTCAGGCCCTGCGGCACTTCCTCCACCCCGTCGAAATCGGACCCGATGCCGACAGCATCGTGCCCGGCCACCTTCGCGACGTGATCGATATGGTCCGCGACCTCGGACAGCGTGACCGCCGGCTTGGGGTGCGCCTTTTCCCACTCGGCCAGCGCCGCCTTGGCGCGGTCGGGCTGGCCGATATACAGGCCGCCGAAGGGCGGCTTGTTGTAGCTGGCGATCTCGCCGTTGCGCGCGGCTTCCCAGCGGCGGCGCGCGTCGGAGACGTAGCTGGGCGCGTAATCGACCATCACCACGCCCTTGTTCGCCGCGACCTGCTTCAGCACCGCGTCGGACACGTTGCGCGGATGATCGTTCACCGCGCGTGCGCCGGAGTGCGAGAAGATCACCGGCGCCTTCGTCACGCGCAGCGCATCCAGCATCGTGCCTTCGCTGACATGGCTGAGATCGACCAGCATGCCGAGCCGGTTAAGTTCGCGCACCACCGCCTCGCCGAACTTGGTGAGCCCGCCATGCTGCGGATCATCGGTCGCCGAATCCGCCCAGGAGATCGTGCGCGAATGCGTCAGCGTCAGGTACGACGCGCCGAGTGCGCGATAGGCGCGCAGCACGGTAAACTGCCCGTCGATCTGCCCCCCGCCCTCGACGCCGAGCATCGAGGCGATCCTGCCCTGCGCCTGGATACGCCGCACGTCCGCCGCCGTCACCGCCGGCTCGAATACATTGGGATAGCGGCGGAAGATGTCGTGCATCAGCCCGATCTGCTCGAGCGTCTGTTCGACCTGTTCCGGCCCGGGCAATTTGGCGTCGACCCAGACCGACCAGAATTGCCCGCCGACGTGCCCGGCGCGCAGCCGGGTGATATCGGTGTGATACTTCGCCGGGTCGAGCCTGGTCAGGTCCATCGTCCAGCGCGCGTCGCCGGCCTTGCCGACAAGGGTTTCGGCCCAGTCGTTGTGACCGTCGATCACCGGGTTCGCCTTCAGCACGCGCTCGACGCGGGCCTTGATCACGGCGTCCCCCGCCGTCGAACGATCTTCGGGCGCGGCGGCGAGGAGCAGCGGCGCGAGGGCGAACAGGAGAACTGGCTTCATGCACGCCAGCATAGCCGCACGGACACCGCCTACAAGGCCTCGACATGCTCCCGGGGCAGGATCGTGTCTGGCCCCGGCCCGAACGTCCGCAGCTTCACGTCGAACGCGCCATCGGCGATGCGGATCTCGTTGAACGACGGCGGCATCTCGCGCGTGCGTTCGGACAAGGTGCCCGCGCCGATCATCCGCAGCGGGCGACCTGACACCTCATGCACGATATCGAACGGATCGTGGACATGCCCGGTGAGCACCGCCACCGCGCCGGCTTCGGCGAGTGCGGCGAACGCCTGCGGCCCGTGCCGCGTGTCCGACGTCGCCTGCGTTTCCGCCTCGATCAGCGGATGATGACAGGCGACGAACACCTGCGATCCGGCCGGCGCGGCCGCGATCCCCTTCAGGGTCTTGCGCAACTGATGGCTGGAGACATAGCCCTTGGACCAGTTGCGGAACTGGAAGCGAACCGTGGTGACCAGCGGCACGATCGCCACGCCGGGCAGATCGAGCGGCCGTTCGATCATGCGTTCGATCTTGTGGTAGCGGTGGTAGGGGCGAAGAAACCGCCGGAACAGGTTCCACAGCGGCAGATCGTGGTTGCCGACCTCCACCGTCACCGGCACGTCTAGCCGTTGCAGCCAGGCAAGTCCGGCATCGAATTCGGCCGACCGCGCGCGCATCGTCAGATCGCCGGTCATCACCACGGCGTCGGGCCGCTCGGCCTTCACCAGCGCCTCGAACCACGCCACCGCCGCACGATTCTCGCGGCCGAAATGCACATCGCTGACATGGAACAGGCGGATCATGCGAGGTCGAACGCGTAACTTGGGGGAAAGTCCCGTGCCAGGGCCCGTCCAACATTCATTGCCTTGGTGGGTTTATCCCAAATTTCCCGTCACCCCGGACGTGTTCCGGGGTCCACCGTGCCGCGAACTCGGCAGTCGCACCATTGTTCGTTTCGAAAGCCGCGTGGTGGACCCCGGAACACGTCCGGGGTGACGGTTCTATCGGGGAAACCGCTCTCAAAACCGTCGAAAAACGGAATAGCGGTTCCGCCTAGACGTCGGCCCAGCGGCGCAGGAGATTGTGGTAGACGCCTGTGAGCTGCACCACCGCCGCATCCCCCTGCCCCTGCGTCGCCGCGACCGATTGCACGGCGGAATCGAGATCGAACAGGATGCGGCGAGCGCCATCGTCGCGCACCATCGACTGGATCCAGAAGAAGCTGGCGGTGCGCGTGCCGCGCGTGACGGGCTCGACGCGGTGCAAGCTGGAGGCGGGATAGAGCAGCATGTGGCCGGCGGGCAGCTTGACCGATTGCACGCCGAACCGGTCCTCGACCACCAGTTCGCCGCCGTCATACGCCTCCGGCGGTTCGAGGAAGAGCGTCGCCGACAGGTCGCTGCGGATGCGGAAATCGCTGCCGCGCCGGATGCGGATCGCATTGTCGACATGCATGCCGAACGCCTGGCCGCCGGCATAGCGGTTGAACAAAGGCGGGAACACCTTGAGCGGCAAGGCGGCGGCGACGAACAGCGGCGCGGCGGACAGCGCATCGAGCACCAGATGGCCCGCGCGCCTGGCGGCATCCGAATCCTCCGGCAATTGTTCGTTGCGCTTGGCCAGCGCGCTCTGCGCGCCGGACGTGGCGTTGCCGTCGATCCAGTCGGCGGCATCGATCAGCGCGCGGATGCGAGCGACGCCGTCGGCGTCCAGCACATCGGGGATGGAGATCATCATCGCACGCCGCTCCTGAGTGCCGCGACGCCGTCCGTGGCGAAGCGCGCGATCCCGCAGGCCGTCAGCCACGCCGCGGCCTTTTCGACGAAGGCCGGCGTCGCCGTCTCGCCGATACGGCCGAGCCAGGTCAGCGCCTCATCGATCCGCCCAGCGTCGCCGAGCATCCGGGCATGATTGAACTGGCCGCGAAAATCGCCGCCTTCCGCCGCCCGTCTATAACAATCGGCAGCGGTCGCCATATCGCGCGCCACCACCCAGCCATCCTCGTGAAAGCTGCCGACGAAGTTGATCGCCTTGGCCCCGGCCAGACCGGAGCCCGACGCCGCCGCCTTGCGGAGCCAGTCGAGCGCCGCCGCCCGGTCTTCCGCCACGCCGTCGCCGAGCGCCAGCAGGGTCGCGTAATTGTACATCGCCCAATCGAGCCCCTGCTCCGCCGCGATACGATAGCATTCCGCCGCTCGCGCCTTGTCCGGCGCGGTGCCCCAGCCGAGATCGTAGCACCGCCCGACCATGTTGAGCGCCAT contains:
- the rpsI gene encoding 30S ribosomal protein S9, whose protein sequence is MSDNRQSLSDLAGLTGQAPATSNNGQGSTPVLAGDEYAPAAPVVEREPMPLREQILDKQGRAYATGRRKDAVARVWIKPGTGKITINGRDQEVYFARPTLRLVINQVFGVTEREGAYDVNCTVKGGGLSGQAGAVKHGISQAITKYEPILRAPVKAAGFLTRDSRTVERKKYGKAKARKSFQFSKR
- a CDS encoding dipeptidase, which gives rise to MKPVLLFALAPLLLAAAPEDRSTAGDAVIKARVERVLKANPVIDGHNDWAETLVGKAGDARWTMDLTRLDPAKYHTDITRLRAGHVGGQFWSVWVDAKLPGPEQVEQTLEQIGLMHDIFRRYPNVFEPAVTAADVRRIQAQGRIASMLGVEGGGQIDGQFTVLRAYRALGASYLTLTHSRTISWADSATDDPQHGGLTKFGEAVVRELNRLGMLVDLSHVSEGTMLDALRVTKAPVIFSHSGARAVNDHPRNVSDAVLKQVAANKGVVMVDYAPSYVSDARRRWEAARNGEIASYNKPPFGGLYIGQPDRAKAALAEWEKAHPKPAVTLSEVADHIDHVAKVAGHDAVGIGSDFDGVEEVPQGLSGVETYPALFAELARRGWSDVDLAKLARGNVLRVMEGAERVAAAMKGEAPTTATVAGLDGK
- a CDS encoding cytochrome P450, with protein sequence MAQPRRSVQSCPHLADTDARKSAGIARRGGMVAARMIGADFAEARRILRDPTARQAGFLADLVTRFGTMRAPVLYLSGAAHRRQRSATARFFAPRIVTAEYRALMEQTTDLLVDRLVRDGRADLDTLSLELAVTVAAEIVGLTDSDPAGMATRLERLAGGMQDQTSWPARLMGYLRGQARAMNVFYRDVKPAIRARRRAPREDVVSHLLAEGYNDRQILTECLTYGAAGMITTREFITMAGWHLLDRDDLRQRFLSTDEPGRIALLEEILRLEPVVGMLYRRLGADEAARGKGEVIGIDIRASNADEAVVGRCPHAIDPDRAIAGKVGGAGMAFGDGEHRCPGAQVALQESAIFLDRLLRVPNLRLERAPDIGWNALIAGYELRGATLACGTAS
- a CDS encoding Fur family transcriptional regulator; translation: MAAHHHHHEPQGPDLATAAQATLEKSGEQWTAMRAQIFKALAGFDKPASAYDIAEAVSKSEGRRVAANSVYRILDLFVASNLARKVESANAYVANAHPDCLHDCIFLVCDSCGNTVHLDDDVITRGVRSAAEATGFSPIRPVIEVRGTCAECDAPN
- a CDS encoding Fe2+-dependent dioxygenase, with amino-acid sequence MMISIPDVLDADGVARIRALIDAADWIDGNATSGAQSALAKRNEQLPEDSDAARRAGHLVLDALSAAPLFVAAALPLKVFPPLFNRYAGGQAFGMHVDNAIRIRRGSDFRIRSDLSATLFLEPPEAYDGGELVVEDRFGVQSVKLPAGHMLLYPASSLHRVEPVTRGTRTASFFWIQSMVRDDGARRILFDLDSAVQSVAATQGQGDAAVVQLTGVYHNLLRRWADV
- a CDS encoding COX15/CtaA family protein, encoding MLQASTDSPARPRALSNWLFVVAALIVLIVVVGGITRLTESGLSITDWKPITGIVPPLTDAQWQAEFANYRKIPQYTELNAGMGLAGFKAIFFWEYLHRFLGRFIGMAFLLPLIWFAVRRRIPRGYAPRLVALFSLILLQGTLGWLMVRSGLTDRTAVAPGWLATHLLTALFTLAGMVWTALDLRALARGETRTARLTALTILIGIVLFVQILYGALMAGLRAGLVAHDWPLMNGALFPGASNSGESIGTLLFGDPAIVHFIHRWWAWIAFAALIVLARAVKRAGQRPAAIAIHAALGLQILLGIATVMSDVNITLAALHQLVGALLLIAAVWGAHAIGQSRRA
- a CDS encoding tetratricopeptide repeat protein; this encodes MTIDLDTLSPDAIAARLSGSPEERAALVRAGAEAGLAEAQAVYGQMLLDGAGVAADPRAALGWFTRAAAQHHVMALNMVGRCYDLGWGTAPDKARAAECYRIAAEQGLDWAMYNYATLLALGDGVAEDRAAALDWLRKAAASGSGLAGAKAINFVGSFHEDGWVVARDMATAADCYRRAAEGGDFRGQFNHARMLGDAGRIDEALTWLGRIGETATPAFVEKAAAWLTACGIARFATDGVAALRSGVR
- a CDS encoding metallophosphoesterase family protein is translated as MIRLFHVSDVHFGRENRAAVAWFEALVKAERPDAVVMTGDLTMRARSAEFDAGLAWLQRLDVPVTVEVGNHDLPLWNLFRRFLRPYHRYHKIERMIERPLDLPGVAIVPLVTTVRFQFRNWSKGYVSSHQLRKTLKGIAAAPAGSQVFVACHHPLIEAETQATSDTRHGPQAFAALAEAGAVAVLTGHVHDPFDIVHEVSGRPLRMIGAGTLSERTREMPPSFNEIRIADGAFDVKLRTFGPGPDTILPREHVEAL
- a CDS encoding TetR/AcrR family transcriptional regulator — translated: MIELIGAEPFETLTVTAITQRANIGYATFFRHYPDPQALLAEIAGGLIDELIVAIAPLALAQDSRGMAQVLTAFVEDRRRLCHALLIGAGDAMRREITARALAAARMTDAATPAGLPRDLALIHGVGATLTILAWWLGHEEAEIDMVAILERLVFEPLSRTMR
- the rplM gene encoding 50S ribosomal protein L13, whose translation is MKALMKTTKSVKPYEVEKKWHIIDADGLVVGRMASIVANVLRGKHKPSFTPHVDCGDNVIIINADKVKFTGNKLKDKIYYRHTGYAGGIKGVPAGKILEGRFPERIIEKAIERMIPRGPLGREQMRNLRVFAGSEHPHAAQDPQVLDIGSMNRKNKVGA
- a CDS encoding DUF2147 domain-containing protein, which produces MPGAPSPVGRWITQDGAAIIAIGPCGGGLCGRIARILRRDPGAAETDVNNPDPRLRHRRADSVVILAGFVADGARWRGQVYDPRSGRTYRSFIATADGRTLDVRGCVLMFCQSQTWRRDRGE
- a CDS encoding MerC domain-containing protein, coding for MSSHAHPRYLEWIESHADRLAIGLSGLCMVHCLTSAVLLALLSTAGGLLLNPLFHEVGLTIAIGFGILALGRGIVQHGYMMPAAVGALGLGIMAGAMSLPHDSSGNETIWTLVGVGLLALGHDLNRRAVN
- a CDS encoding GNAT family N-acetyltransferase, which gives rise to MGAFTDRIATEADIPAIAALMDRAIDSLQTAFLTPEQIMASRVSMGLDTQLIADGTYFLIEEEGALAGCGGWSRRATLYGGNHSAAQRDDRLLDPATEPARIRAMYTDPAFTRRGVGRLILGLAESDARNAGFRRAAMMATLAGEPLYLACGYAPIERVTRMSADGPAVPGVRMGKTLA
- a CDS encoding DUF6894 family protein gives rise to the protein MLLTDIVVGFADWADTRSMPRYFFNIHNDTLTQDYEGREFASLDAAREYAISETRILAAESVRELGHLILDHRIDILTTGHERVATIRFGDVIKIKPHEIGRKS